The nucleotide sequence ACACAAAAATCCGATCCGGCAACAAACAAGTCATTCGCTGTTTCAAATGTATCCTATCGCCTGAGAAGGTTATCATTTGATTTCGATAATCAAAATTACAGAGTCTCTAATTTGGGACTATTCGCCTTGTCCCTGGTTGTTGGGCTGGTGGGCGGTGCTTATGGAGTCGGGGGCGGAGCATTTATCGCACCGGTTTTGGTATCGGTCTATCGACTGCCGGTCTATACCGTGGCGGGGGCGGCCCTGACCTCGACATTTGTAACTTCCATACTTGGAGTGATTTTCTACGCCATTCTGGGCCAGGAATTAAGCTCTGCCCGGGAAACTGTCCGGCCCGATTTCCTGCTCGGACTCGCATTCGGATTGGGCGGAGCGGCGGGAATGTATCTCGGGGCGAGGATTCAAAGATATCTACCGCAGAAACTGATCAAGCTGATTTTGGGCTTCTCTGTCACGGCCATCGCATTAAAATACATACTGGGA is from Candidatus Zixiibacteriota bacterium and encodes:
- a CDS encoding TSUP family transporter, coding for MEFPVSGVETFFWLPTVVAFLISCLTSMGGISGAFVILPFQVSILGFSSPAVSPTNLIFNIVAIPSGIYRFMREGRMLWPLAMIIVAGSLPGLLAGVVIRVTWLPDPQNFKLFAGFVLLLISFRVWLDLFSPIKTGRIQTQKSDPATNKSFAVSNVSYRLRRLSFDFDNQNYRVSNLGLFALSLVVGLVGGAYGVGGGAFIAPVLVSVYRLPVYTVAGAALTSTFVTSILGVIFYAILGQELSSARETVRPDFLLGLAFGLGGAAGMYLGARIQRYLPQKLIKLILGFSVTAIALKYILGHFL